From Argonema galeatum A003/A1:
TTTTAGCTATATCTTGACGAATATCATCTAAACTACTCGGCTCTAAACTCAAAGTGGAAAGTTTACCTCCTACCCATAGATAAAAGTATATCTCAAAATAATTGACTTTCACGCGATTGCCTACCGGACGCCGCGCGATAATGCTACGCATCGCTTACGCGATCGCACCACTAAAAGAAAGAGCGATCGCCCTGACAAGAAACCGGGTTTCTCCGATCGCTTTTGTCTTTTACACAAATTTATGAAGAAATCCGGTTTCTGAACTCTCACGCGATTGCCTACGGCACGCTGCGCGAGCGCACCATCTAAACTGAAGAGTGAAATATCACTAATTGGCTGCCCAAAGAATCGAAATATCACTATATTGCTTGAACATTGAATCAGCACTTACAAGCATCATATCCTCAATTTGAGCCTGAGCAATCAACATTCGATCAAAGGGATCTCGATGATGTAATGGTAACGCAGCCGCTCGTAAAGCATGAGGCGATCTAATTTCCAAATACTGCACATCTAACTGCACCATGCGACTAGAAATGTAGCTATCTATCGGTTCTGGCAATGGCAACTTTCCGATCGCAACTTTTATACCTATTTCCCAAATACTAGCAACAGAAAACCACAATTCGTTCCTTTCATCGGCAATATGTGCGTTCGCGCAGCGTGCCGTAGGCAATCGTATCCTCATTCAATCGCTCTGGTTCAGCAAACCACCATAACCAACACTGCGTATCCAGCAAAAGTTTCACTTTTAATCCCCCTCGAATGCTGCCAAAATCTCTTTTGGCAAAGGCTCATTAAAGTCCTCTGGTACAATAAATCTCCCTCGATCTTGCCCTAAACTAGCTCGTCGATTGGAGAAATTACGAAACGGAACCAACTTCGCTATTGGGATAGATCCGTTTGAAATAATGATTTCTTCTCCAAGTTCCACACGCGACAATAGTCCTGAGAGATTTGTCTTAGCCTGATCGATATTTACAGTTTCCATGCTCTTAAAAAACTAAGTCCATAAACTTAGTTTACTCCGATTGTGATAGTTGTGCAAGTTGGCAGCTGACAAGAAACCGAGTTTCTCCGATAACTTTTGTCTTTTACAGAGATTTTATTAAGAAACCCGGTTTCTGACTCTCACGCGATTGCCTACGGCACGCTGCGCGATCGCACCACAAAAGAAAGTGCGATCGCTTTTTATACAACTACCAAGCAGAATTGTGGTTTTATGGGATAAAATCTTGGAAAAGCCATTACCGCATTGCTGCAACCCATGATCATAACTATCGAAGGCATTTATCAGAATGGGCAAATCGAGCTAACCCAGTTACCGCAGAACATGAGCGATCGCACTCAAGTCCTCGTCACCTTTCTTGAACCGGGCAAAATCGATCCAACCAAACTAAGTCAACTAATTGACAAACTAGAAACCATCGCAGGCATTCAGCAAGGTTTTGAGGAACTCAATGCTGGGCAAACTCGCCCCATCGGGGATTTCGTCCAAGGAATGCAACAGAAATATGACATTTCAGGTTGAAATTACCCCGATTGCAGAAACCCAAATCGAGCAAGCCTACTGCTGGTATCGAGAGCGGAATCCTGAGTTTGCCGATCGCTGGTTTCGCGGATTGATGAATGCGATTGCAACACTTCAAGAAAAACCCCGACGCTGTGCCGAAGCCGTCGAACACGAAATTTTTACTGAAGAAGTCCGACAGCTACTTTACGGAAAATCTAAAAATATCTACCGAGTGCTATTTACTATTCGAGATACTAAAGTTTACGTTTTGTATGTTCGCCATATAGCACAAGCACCATTGACTGTAGACGATCTAGAATAGGTTGAGTTGACGCTATACTCATCGGTTGCTATAACTTCCTGACTGGGTTTCAAAAACAGTGGCTCCTAAACTGGTTGAAGAACAAGGAAACCCAACATCTTTTTTTACTCACAATCGCGGCGATCGCTTTTCGAGTAAGGATATTTGGTATAATTTGGATGGGTGTACGCAGCGTTAACTATGAAAACTCGCAGTTTTACAGTGATTGTTTACAAAGAAGATGATGTCTACATAGCTGAATGCCTAGAAGCTGGCACCTTGCTCTAATATTAAGAAAGATAAATAACGTTTTACCAGTCCCATCATGACTCTGGGTAATCTGCGCGACCTCTATCAACAGGTCATTCTGGAACATTACAAGAAGCCAAAGCACAAGGGCAAAACCAACCCGGTGCATCGATATCAGAAGGGACATAACCCTTCCTGCGGCGATACGATCGAACTCACGTTGCAGCTCAACGATGCCGGCGACACGATCGTGGATGCCAAATTTGAAGGAGAAGGCTGTGCAATCTCTATGGCGTCTGCGGATTTGATGGCTGAAGCCTTAAAAGGCAAAACCGTCAAAGAAGCTCTGGAGATGGTGGAACGCTTTCAAGGCATGATGAAAGGAGAAGCAGAGTTCCCTAAAGAACAGCGGAAATTGAACGTCATGCAAGGCGTCTCCCAGTTCCCCGTGCGGATTAAATGTGCTAACCTAACCTGGCACGCCCTCAAAGCTGCCCTAGAATCGCCCAACGGTTCGCAGCTAGATGGGTTCATTAGCAACGAAAAAGAAGCACCATTATCGCCATGATCGCAACATCTGAGTTTCTCCTAGCCGCCAAGTGGGTAGGTATCGCCACGCTGGCTTGTGGTGCCCTAGCAGTTTTTGGATTTATCTTTAAGTGGGGCATCCGATTTCGGCTGGTAGGCATCACCGGCTTTATGGGCGTCCTCACTGGTGGTTTATTTGCCCTGGGGTTGGTGCCGTTTACTCGGATCGAGATTCCTGGTGCGGTTCGTTTTTCGCTAGTCTATGATAATGGGGCTACGCAAGCTGCGATCGCACTTCCGCCTGAAATTACCGAATCTCAATTAGACGCCACCCTTCGTCAAGCTGCTGGTAATTTGTTTTCCTACGGTCGCTTAGGAAACGCCAGCTCGAGACTGACGATTCGAGCTCGTACTATGGTGCATCCCGAACCCGGAGTTTCGCAACCGCTTTATTTGGGTCAGGTAACGCGATCGCTTTCCAACCGCGACGAAGAGTTGCAAATTGAAATTTATCGGGAAAACCTAGCTCAAAAAAGTTAAAACTTAAAAGTCAAAAGTCAAAAGAAAGAACAGCAATAAAACATCCTTCTTTGGCTTTTTGTCTTTTAAGTTTTACTTAAAATAAACCTCTGCCAAGTTTTGTGTCTAAACCCATCCCTGTCCTCTACCATGAATAACTTCTTACCAATTGCTTACTTTGAAAATCAATTTGTACCTTTTGCCGACGCCAAAATTTCCATAGCTACTCATGCCTTACATTATGGAACAGGCGCATTAGGAGGATTGCGGGGTATACCAGATCCTGAAAATAGCGATCGCATTTTGCTGTTTAGGTTAGACCGTCACTGTCAAAGGTTAAGTAGTAGCGCTAGGTTTCTC
This genomic window contains:
- a CDS encoding type II toxin-antitoxin system VapC family toxin, which codes for MRIRLPTARCANAHIADERNELWFSVASIWEIGIKVAIGKLPLPEPIDSYISSRMVQLDVQYLEIRSPHALRAAALPLHHRDPFDRMLIAQAQIEDMMLVSADSMFKQYSDISILWAAN
- a CDS encoding type II toxin-antitoxin system Phd/YefM family antitoxin, with translation METVNIDQAKTNLSGLLSRVELGEEIIISNGSIPIAKLVPFRNFSNRRASLGQDRGRFIVPEDFNEPLPKEILAAFEGD
- a CDS encoding type II toxin-antitoxin system RelE/ParE family toxin, with protein sequence MTFQVEITPIAETQIEQAYCWYRERNPEFADRWFRGLMNAIATLQEKPRRCAEAVEHEIFTEEVRQLLYGKSKNIYRVLFTIRDTKVYVLYVRHIAQAPLTVDDLE
- the sufU gene encoding Fe-S cluster assembly sulfur transfer protein SufU, encoding MTLGNLRDLYQQVILEHYKKPKHKGKTNPVHRYQKGHNPSCGDTIELTLQLNDAGDTIVDAKFEGEGCAISMASADLMAEALKGKTVKEALEMVERFQGMMKGEAEFPKEQRKLNVMQGVSQFPVRIKCANLTWHALKAALESPNGSQLDGFISNEKEAPLSP
- a CDS encoding Ycf51 family protein, whose amino-acid sequence is MIATSEFLLAAKWVGIATLACGALAVFGFIFKWGIRFRLVGITGFMGVLTGGLFALGLVPFTRIEIPGAVRFSLVYDNGATQAAIALPPEITESQLDATLRQAAGNLFSYGRLGNASSRLTIRARTMVHPEPGVSQPLYLGQVTRSLSNRDEELQIEIYRENLAQKS